In one Rutidosis leptorrhynchoides isolate AG116_Rl617_1_P2 chromosome 8, CSIRO_AGI_Rlap_v1, whole genome shotgun sequence genomic region, the following are encoded:
- the LOC139862486 gene encoding RNA pseudouridine synthase 3, mitochondrial-like, which produces MCYNVAQYYSSSVCATMWLNITHRQRISFTVRQFSRVAPPPKCDETVLRVSNNIAHLGCPKVGHKPRQLLSLPPFPPHPLPGKNNNHSSHTTAISWMKYYFADVEGSVIQSHFNKGLVKMECCDSDEGKQGHTIFLKKIKHNEVMKTGSTICVPVSVAESKISKRFDTIPSASLCPNADEIQYLQRLVMYKDSAVLVLNKPPKVPLKGNTAVHNSMDALAAAALCYEYDEGPKLVHRLDRESSGIILMGRSKESISHLHWLFSDVNRTKSSLKSRYDTCEAYQRYWALVIGTPKQKEGLICAPLTKVLLNNGKVERVMLGYGCGLEASQEAVTEYRVLGPTISGCSWLELRPLTNHKHQIRVHCAEALGTPIVGDYKYGWFVHSRWKQQPRTDYEPTSGEPYKLRRPEGLDIQKGSVLSKVPLLHLHCRELVIPNVAKHLEVSKTTNSKNKLKPDVLRFVASMPSHMKISWNLMSSYLV; this is translated from the exons ATGTGCTACAATGTGGCTCAATATTACTCATCGTCAGTATGTGCTACAATGTGGCTCAATATTACTCATCGTCAACGCATTTCTTTTACTGTGAGGCAATTTTCGAGAGTGGCACCGCCACCTAAGTGCGATGAAACCGTTTTGCGTGTATCTAACAACATAGCTCATTTGGGTTGCCCTAAAGTTGGACACAAACCTCGACAGCTTTTATCGTTGCCCCCGTTTCCACCTCATCCTCTACCTGGAAAGAATAATAATCACAGTTCTCATACTACTGCCATTAGCTGGATGAAGTATTACTTTGCTGATGTGGAGGGTTCTGTGATCCAGTCACACTTTAACAAGGGACTT GTGAAAATGGAGTGTTGTGATAGTGACGAAGGGAAGCAAGGACACACAATCTTTCTGAAAAAG ATTAAGCACAATGAGGTTATGAAAACAGGTTCAACAATTTGCGTACCTGTATCTGTTGCCGAATCTAAAATCTCCAAGAGATTTGATACCATACCGAGTGCCTCTCTATGTCCAAACGCAGACGAGATACAATATTTGCAAAGACTTGTCATGTACAAG GATTCTGCTGTGCTTGTTCTTAACAAGCCGCCAAAGGTGCCATTAAAG GGGAATACAGCTGTTCATAACAGTATGGATGCACTTGCAGCTGCAGCATTATGCTATGAGTATGACGAGGGTCCTAAACTG GTTCACCGTCTCGATAGAGAAAGCAGTGGGATTATTCTAATGGGCAGATCAAAAGAgagcatttctcatcttcattggtTGTTTAGTGATGTCAACAGAACAAAATCTTCACTTAAG tCAAGGTATGATACATGTGAAGCATATCAAAGGTATTGGGCACTGGTCATAGGTACCCCTAAACAAAAGGAGGGATTAATTTGTGCCCCTCTCACAAAG GTTCTCCTTAATAATGGGAAAGTTGAGAGGGTAATGTTGGGTTATGGTTGTGGGTTGGAAGCTTCTCAAGAGGCTGTTACAGAATATCGAGTGCTGGGTCCCACAATTAGTGGTTGTTCATGGCTTGAGTTGCGCCCATTAACAAATCACAAACATCAG ATCCGGGTGCACTGTGCTGAAGCTCTTGGTACGCCAATAGTCGGCGACTACAAATACGGTTGGTTTGTGCATAGCAGATGGAAGCAACAGCCGAGAACTGATTACGAGCCGACAAGTGGGGAACCGTATAAGTTGAGAAGGCCAGAAGGGTTAGATATTCAAAAAGGAAGTGTATTATCAAAAGTTCCTTTGCTGCATTTGCATTGTAGGGAGCTTGTAATTCCTAATGTTGCCAAGCATCTTGAGGTCTCGAAAACAACAAATTCTAAAAACAAGTTGAAGCCTGATGTGCTTAGATTTGTAGCATCAATGCCTTCACACATGAAGATTAGTTGGAATCTCATGTCGTCTTACTTAGTTTGA